A region from the Paenibacillus humicola genome encodes:
- a CDS encoding dihydrofolate reductase family protein: protein MSRIVVIEHLTLDGVMQGPARPDEDTRDGFENGGWGIAGNDPVMMPVLGARMGSAWSLLVGRTTYEDFAKVWPNQPEPTPFTEALNNVEKFVASTTLTEPLPWMNSTLLKGDAAEAVAELKRVHNKNLVVFGSGVLVQSPMRRNQVDEYVLQIHPLVLGRGRRLFPDGSPSSRLKLVESVTTDTGVIIATYQPG, encoded by the coding sequence ATGAGCAGGATCGTAGTGATCGAGCATCTGACGCTTGACGGTGTCATGCAAGGGCCGGCCAGGCCTGACGAGGATACCCGTGACGGCTTCGAAAACGGTGGATGGGGGATCGCCGGCAACGATCCCGTCATGATGCCGGTGCTTGGCGCGCGAATGGGCAGCGCGTGGTCGCTTTTGGTCGGGCGCACCACCTACGAGGACTTCGCCAAGGTTTGGCCCAACCAGCCGGAGCCGACCCCCTTTACCGAAGCACTTAACAATGTGGAGAAGTTCGTCGCCTCGACTACCTTGACGGAGCCGCTGCCCTGGATGAACTCCACGCTTCTGAAAGGAGATGCTGCCGAAGCAGTCGCCGAGCTGAAGAGAGTGCATAATAAAAACCTGGTGGTCTTCGGCAGCGGCGTGCTGGTCCAGTCGCCGATGCGGCGGAACCAGGTCGACGAGTACGTTCTGCAGATTCACCCGCTGGTGCTCGGCAGAGGGCGCCGCCTGTTTCCGGACGGCAGCCCGAGTTCGCGTCTCAAGCTTGTCGAATCGGTAACGACGGATACCGGCGTCATCATCGCGACCTATCAGCCGGGTTAG
- a CDS encoding helix-turn-helix domain-containing protein codes for MHFNSGPFLTVQAVLKPHALKSLFGMDASVLTNSNRWYPDFAGEELNEQLIDAKSGEECVKLMSAFLSARLRHAQTRDALVEEGLRFIQDNIYAVTVKDLLGHLNLSERQLEKRFMQTVGVTPQFYIRVKRFNEAIRLMDTGKYVRLSDVAYALNFHDQSHFIRDIKQFSGITPKRISQKVNQFHHDQIGASCFA; via the coding sequence ATGCATTTCAACAGCGGGCCGTTCCTAACGGTGCAAGCCGTACTGAAACCGCATGCGCTCAAATCGCTGTTCGGTATGGACGCGTCCGTTCTGACCAATTCAAATCGATGGTATCCTGATTTCGCAGGAGAAGAGCTTAACGAGCAATTGATCGATGCAAAGAGCGGCGAAGAATGCGTGAAGCTGATGTCCGCTTTTTTATCTGCAAGGCTGCGGCATGCCCAAACCAGGGATGCTTTGGTTGAAGAAGGCCTGCGTTTCATCCAGGACAACATTTATGCAGTCACGGTAAAAGATTTGCTCGGACATTTAAATCTATCGGAACGGCAGCTTGAAAAAAGGTTTATGCAAACGGTCGGCGTTACGCCGCAATTTTATATTCGGGTGAAACGGTTTAACGAAGCGATAAGGTTAATGGATACCGGAAAATACGTGCGGTTAAGCGATGTTGCTTATGCGCTCAACTTTCACGATCAATCGCATTTTATTCGAGATATCAAACAATTTTCCGGCATTACTCCCAAGCGTATTTCTCAGAAGGTCAACCAATTTCACCACGATCAAATAGGAGCTTCGTGCTTCGCTTAG
- a CDS encoding VOC family protein has product MAPIRVRYIVDDADATIAFYTQHLDFIVKAHPAPGFAVLQRGDFSLLVNAKNGQGGAAQAMPDGRKPEPGGWNRIQIEVDDLDGLVETLRKAGLRFRNDMVTGFGGKQILLDDPSGNPIELFEPAGK; this is encoded by the coding sequence ATGGCCCCTATCAGGGTACGTTACATTGTCGACGATGCAGATGCGACAATCGCGTTCTACACACAGCATCTTGACTTCATTGTCAAAGCACATCCAGCACCCGGTTTTGCCGTTTTGCAGCGAGGTGATTTCAGCCTTCTTGTGAATGCCAAAAATGGTCAAGGCGGAGCCGCTCAAGCCATGCCGGATGGGCGAAAACCGGAACCCGGCGGCTGGAATCGGATTCAAATCGAGGTCGATGACCTGGACGGCTTGGTCGAGACCCTGCGTAAAGCCGGCCTGCGCTTCCGAAACGATATGGTCACCGGTTTTGGCGGCAAGCAAATCTTGCTGGATGACCCATCGGGTAATCCGATCGAACTTTTCGAGCCTGCAGGCAAATGA
- a CDS encoding DUF6223 family protein gives MKIKLVSFIVLCAFLLVPTIASAAVTNGNVGYGLTPGRLWASLDAVAGLISAVIGGLSLARSAGRFGTGSGRRGAIAAAVTGLIVILYALLHLILFTGDFGSGAGRAGVIIAIVVGLAGMVLAGFTLARPSRTS, from the coding sequence ATGAAAATAAAGCTGGTTTCATTCATCGTACTTTGTGCATTTCTACTTGTGCCGACGATTGCGTCTGCTGCAGTGACCAACGGTAATGTCGGATACGGATTAACCCCCGGGCGGCTCTGGGCCTCGCTGGACGCGGTGGCGGGGCTGATCAGCGCGGTCATCGGCGGGCTGTCTCTGGCCCGTTCCGCCGGTCGTTTCGGCACCGGAAGCGGGCGGCGCGGGGCGATCGCGGCCGCGGTGACGGGACTGATCGTCATACTCTACGCTTTGCTGCATCTGATCCTATTTACAGGTGATTTCGGCTCTGGCGCCGGGCGAGCCGGAGTCATCATTGCCATCGTGGTGGGGCTGGCCGGCATGGTCCTCGCTGGGTTCACTCTGGCCCGCCCCAGCCGCACCAGCTGA
- a CDS encoding response regulator transcription factor, giving the protein MDPKLLLVEDEPEMLEEMHTYLQREGFRVLTACTGKEALAIARSERPELVVLDWMLPEKSGIDVCRELRQTSHCGIIMVTARSDESDKIVGLEIGADDYLTKPFSLRELSSRIRALLRRLHGPEDRSMLERDNLIISESKCQVFMDGKEIQLTPTEFKILYTLAARPGMVFTRLHLLKVALEDEYTGYERTMDSHIRNLRRKLGDDPANPRYIQTVYGFGYRFGERS; this is encoded by the coding sequence ATGGATCCGAAATTGTTGCTTGTGGAGGACGAACCGGAAATGCTTGAGGAGATGCACACCTACCTGCAGCGTGAAGGGTTTCGGGTATTGACCGCCTGTACCGGCAAGGAAGCGCTCGCGATTGCCCGGTCCGAACGGCCTGAGCTCGTCGTACTCGATTGGATGCTTCCCGAGAAAAGCGGCATCGATGTTTGCAGAGAATTAAGGCAAACCTCGCATTGCGGTATTATTATGGTCACGGCGCGATCGGATGAATCGGATAAAATCGTCGGTCTGGAAATCGGTGCGGACGATTATTTGACAAAACCGTTCAGCTTACGCGAGCTCTCTTCGCGCATCCGAGCTTTACTTCGCCGCTTGCATGGACCGGAAGACAGGTCGATGTTGGAAAGAGACAACTTGATTATTTCCGAGTCCAAATGTCAGGTATTCATGGACGGCAAGGAGATCCAGCTGACACCGACGGAATTCAAAATACTGTACACATTGGCTGCGCGTCCCGGAATGGTTTTCACCCGCCTGCATTTATTAAAAGTCGCACTCGAGGACGAGTATACGGGATACGAAAGAACGATGGATTCCCATATCCGGAATCTTCGCCGAAAGCTTGGGGACGATCCGGCCAATCCTCGTTATATTCAAACGGTATACGGTTTCGGGTACCGATTCGGCGAACGATCATGA
- a CDS encoding sensor histidine kinase, which translates to MKLTARQKIFVCMGLLVVIIGGAHAVTKQVYMESLFDQFRKEEISASYLNAPPGEQIEMLKTYVSGRMQKFGLENLIFFLAIGLLFSLWISGVLTIPLRKLVAAIERVKQGDLNVNVPVQSKDEYGKVIQTFNEMTLRLREAEDARRRLVADVAHELRTPLSIMQLKLENAQQSDQYAPPDMLLRLHDEVIRLGLLVEDLHVLSLAEAGRLALDCKPLDLSARLEQIVDDVKMEAEENGLELRFDSNARPVTVMADARRITQVFINLLTNAIRYTPEGGKISAVMKDKVLDRNKFYTCVSVTDTGIGIPAEELVHLFDRFYRVEKARSRYTGGTGLGLSIAHHFVRAHGGFIRVESEPDQGTTFTVYLPSGNDG; encoded by the coding sequence ATGAAGCTGACGGCACGCCAAAAAATATTTGTTTGCATGGGACTGCTCGTTGTTATTATCGGCGGTGCTCATGCCGTAACCAAACAGGTTTACATGGAATCTTTATTCGATCAATTTCGTAAGGAAGAAATCAGTGCCTCTTATTTGAACGCACCGCCCGGGGAACAAATCGAGATGTTGAAAACGTATGTTTCAGGCAGGATGCAGAAATTCGGGCTTGAGAATTTAATCTTTTTCCTCGCAATCGGGCTGCTTTTCAGTTTATGGATTTCAGGAGTGCTGACGATCCCGCTTAGAAAGCTCGTTGCCGCTATCGAGCGCGTTAAGCAGGGGGATCTGAACGTGAACGTTCCTGTACAATCCAAGGACGAATACGGCAAAGTCATCCAGACATTCAACGAAATGACGCTTCGCCTCCGGGAAGCTGAGGACGCCCGCAGGCGGCTCGTAGCGGATGTCGCTCATGAGCTTCGAACTCCGCTTTCGATCATGCAGCTCAAATTAGAAAATGCCCAACAGTCCGATCAGTACGCCCCTCCGGACATGCTGCTCAGGCTCCATGACGAAGTGATCCGCTTGGGACTGCTTGTGGAAGATCTTCATGTCTTATCGTTGGCTGAGGCGGGTCGTTTGGCATTGGATTGCAAACCGCTCGACCTATCGGCAAGACTTGAACAAATCGTTGATGATGTGAAAATGGAGGCTGAGGAAAACGGACTGGAATTGCGTTTCGATTCGAACGCAAGGCCGGTAACGGTGATGGCCGACGCGAGACGGATCACGCAGGTGTTCATTAATTTATTGACGAATGCAATCCGCTACACGCCTGAGGGCGGTAAAATATCGGCGGTCATGAAAGACAAGGTCTTGGATCGGAATAAATTCTATACCTGTGTCTCGGTGACCGACACCGGTATCGGTATTCCGGCCGAAGAGCTGGTCCACCTGTTTGATCGCTTTTACCGCGTTGAAAAGGCCCGATCGCGATATACGGGCGGAACGGGGCTAGGATTATCGATAGCGCATCATTTTGTCAGAGCCCACGGCGGGTTTATCCGGGTCGAGAGTGAGCCTGATCAAGGTACGACTTTTACCGTTTATTTGCCTTCGGGTAATGACGGATAA
- a CDS encoding adenosylcobalamin-dependent ribonucleoside-diphosphate reductase: MASGNGTKRLEGLSEKIFLDRYAWKNPDPKQAKPGDIVLVMTKDDPKFPVKEVGEVAAVDGGEATIRLRNGQTVQSPVEKLTLTIEGTPEEMWDRLADSIASVERTEEARRLWRERFRFALDDWKLVPGGRIAAGAGASDELTLFNCYVIPSPHDSRGGIMRTLTEMTEIMARGGGVGINLSSLRPRRAVVAGVNGSSSGAVSWGGLFSYTTGLIEQGGSRRGALMLMMNDWHPDVLDFITVKQTMGQVTNANLSVCVSNAFMRAVKEDLEWELVFPDTKDKAYDERWDGDLDKWRRSGGRVVPYKTVRARDVWHTIIESAWKSAEPGVVFMEYYNEVSNSWYFNPIISTNPCGEQGLPAWGVCNLSAINLSKFYDAARHDVDWEELAKVTRWSVRFLDNVIEATPYHFEENERNQKKERRIGLGSMGLAELMIRLGIRYGSPESLAFLDKLYGFVAREAYLASAEIAAEKGSFPAFEAEPFLQSGFMRAMTEAYPEVAAAVRERGMRNVTVITQAPTGSTGTMVGTSTGIEPYFAFEYFRQSRLGYDKQYVQVAQDWKEAHPGEELPDYFVTAMDLTAEEHIRVQAAIQRWVDSSISKTANCPNDFTVEETKRLYELAFELGCKGVTIYRDGSRDVQVLSTAKEEKTGESGRPAGSEAGASEAARAGSGASEGEARTSTETLSAGQAGTNAGPAGNASGSSSAAEWPAVAPAGGEYGSFAAAEWPAAAPAAAVPAPEPDVVDKAYRNRPQVLRGATYKINTPFGMAYITINDLNGSPGEIFLNVGKAGSDVFAMSEALGRVCSLFLRYGDHGNKVKLLIKHLKGIGGTGAIGFGANRVESIADAVAKALEMHAQTGEQAAAIESAEPHGVAGSELGRAAHEQPAHGNEGGPFPLDLCPSCGAAALLNAEGCRTCASCGYSRCS; the protein is encoded by the coding sequence ATGGCATCCGGCAATGGAACGAAGCGTCTTGAAGGGCTGAGCGAGAAAATCTTTTTGGACCGTTACGCGTGGAAAAACCCGGATCCGAAGCAGGCGAAGCCGGGTGATATCGTGCTGGTCATGACGAAGGACGACCCGAAGTTTCCGGTGAAGGAGGTCGGGGAGGTCGCGGCGGTCGACGGCGGAGAAGCGACGATCCGGCTGCGGAATGGCCAAACGGTGCAATCTCCGGTGGAAAAGCTGACGCTGACGATCGAAGGAACGCCGGAGGAAATGTGGGACCGGCTGGCGGACTCGATCGCTTCCGTCGAGCGGACGGAAGAAGCGCGCCGGCTGTGGCGGGAGCGGTTCCGCTTCGCGCTGGACGACTGGAAGCTCGTCCCGGGCGGGCGGATTGCCGCCGGAGCGGGCGCGAGCGACGAGCTGACGCTGTTTAACTGCTACGTCATTCCGTCGCCGCACGACAGCCGGGGCGGTATTATGCGCACGCTGACGGAAATGACGGAAATCATGGCGCGCGGAGGAGGCGTCGGCATCAACCTCTCCTCGCTGCGGCCCCGCCGGGCGGTCGTCGCCGGGGTGAACGGCTCTTCGAGCGGCGCGGTGTCGTGGGGCGGGCTGTTCAGCTACACGACGGGACTGATCGAGCAGGGAGGCAGCCGCCGGGGCGCGCTTATGCTCATGATGAACGACTGGCACCCCGACGTGCTCGACTTTATTACCGTCAAGCAGACGATGGGCCAGGTCACAAACGCCAACCTCTCCGTATGCGTCAGCAACGCGTTTATGAGGGCGGTGAAGGAAGACCTCGAGTGGGAGCTCGTGTTCCCCGATACGAAGGATAAGGCGTACGACGAACGGTGGGACGGCGATCTTGACAAATGGCGGCGAAGCGGCGGCAGAGTCGTTCCCTACAAAACCGTACGCGCCCGCGACGTCTGGCACACGATCATCGAATCGGCCTGGAAGTCGGCCGAGCCGGGCGTCGTTTTTATGGAATATTACAACGAGGTGTCGAACAGTTGGTACTTTAATCCTATAATAAGTACTAATCCATGCGGCGAACAAGGACTTCCGGCATGGGGTGTTTGTAACCTGTCGGCGATCAATCTGTCCAAGTTTTACGATGCCGCGCGGCACGACGTCGATTGGGAGGAGCTCGCCAAGGTGACGCGGTGGTCGGTACGCTTCCTCGACAACGTCATCGAGGCGACGCCGTATCATTTTGAGGAAAACGAGCGGAATCAGAAAAAGGAGCGGCGCATCGGCCTTGGTTCGATGGGATTGGCGGAGCTGATGATCCGGCTTGGCATCCGTTACGGAAGCCCGGAATCGCTGGCGTTTCTCGATAAGCTGTACGGCTTCGTCGCGCGCGAAGCGTATCTGGCTTCGGCCGAAATCGCCGCGGAGAAAGGCTCGTTCCCGGCGTTCGAGGCGGAGCCGTTCCTGCAGAGCGGCTTCATGCGGGCGATGACGGAGGCGTATCCGGAGGTCGCCGCGGCGGTGCGGGAGCGGGGGATGCGCAACGTCACGGTCATCACGCAGGCGCCGACGGGCAGCACCGGCACGATGGTCGGGACGTCGACCGGGATCGAGCCGTATTTCGCCTTTGAATATTTCCGCCAAAGCCGGCTCGGCTACGACAAGCAGTACGTGCAGGTTGCGCAGGACTGGAAAGAAGCGCATCCCGGCGAAGAGCTGCCGGACTATTTTGTGACGGCCATGGACTTGACGGCGGAGGAGCATATCCGCGTGCAGGCCGCGATCCAGCGCTGGGTCGACAGTTCGATTTCCAAAACGGCCAACTGCCCGAACGATTTTACGGTTGAGGAGACGAAGCGGCTGTACGAGCTGGCGTTCGAGCTCGGATGCAAGGGCGTCACCATTTACCGCGACGGCAGCCGCGACGTGCAGGTGCTGTCGACGGCGAAGGAGGAGAAAACCGGCGAATCCGGGCGGCCGGCCGGCTCCGAAGCCGGGGCGTCCGAAGCCGCACGAGCCGGCTCCGGTGCAAGCGAAGGCGAAGCCCGCACCAGTACCGAGACGCTTAGCGCCGGGCAGGCCGGCACCAATGCCGGGCCGGCGGGGAACGCAAGCGGCAGCTCCTCAGCCGCCGAATGGCCGGCAGTCGCTCCGGCCGGGGGCGAGTACGGCAGCTTCGCAGCCGCCGAATGGCCGGCAGCCGCTCCGGCTGCCGCAGTTCCTGCACCCGAGCCCGACGTCGTCGACAAGGCGTACCGGAACCGCCCGCAGGTGCTGCGCGGCGCGACGTACAAAATCAACACGCCGTTCGGCATGGCGTACATTACAATCAACGACCTGAACGGCTCGCCGGGCGAGATTTTCCTGAACGTCGGCAAAGCCGGCTCGGACGTGTTCGCCATGTCGGAGGCGCTCGGCCGCGTATGCTCGCTGTTCCTGCGCTACGGCGACCACGGGAACAAAGTGAAGCTGCTCATCAAGCATTTGAAAGGGATCGGCGGCACCGGCGCGATCGGCTTCGGCGCGAACCGCGTGGAGTCGATCGCCGATGCGGTCGCCAAGGCGCTGGAAATGCATGCGCAAACCGGCGAGCAGGCAGCTGCGATCGAATCGGCTGAACCGCATGGGGTCGCCGGTTCGGAGCTTGGCCGCGCCGCCCATGAACAACCCGCGCATGGAAACGAAGGCGGCCCGTTCCCGCTCGACTTGTGCCCGTCCTGCGGCGCGGCGGCGCTGCTTAACGCGGAGGGCTGCCGGACATGTGCCAGCTGCGGCTACAGCCGCTGCAGCTGA
- a CDS encoding MsnO8 family LLM class oxidoreductase: protein MTQRKGFAIANGQPLKLGVLDLVPVLNGADTSAALEQAARLAQAAEALGYGRYWAAEHHDMPGLACTAPEVLLAHVGARTRRIRLGSGALLLPHYRPLKVAESFHMLASLYPGRIDLGIGRAPGGTAHVSMAMSGNFLEHVREMPELLRSLTELVGGRYEYEGVPVTARPVPAEPPELWLLGTNARSAGYAAQFGTGYVFGQFMSDAGAEEALAAYRGGFVPSRLCPSPRVMIAVGAVCAETEAEARQLAASAGALFRPEGAGDSAADSTPLPGDSPAGGPAEGRRLLAGRPEDVAAQLRELSRRYGTDEFIVVTMTGDYRKRLRSYKLLAEALWG, encoded by the coding sequence GTGACGCAAAGGAAGGGATTCGCCATCGCAAACGGACAACCATTGAAGCTCGGCGTGCTGGACCTCGTTCCCGTCTTGAACGGGGCGGACACTTCCGCGGCACTGGAGCAGGCCGCGCGGCTCGCCCAGGCAGCCGAAGCACTCGGCTACGGCCGCTATTGGGCGGCCGAGCATCACGATATGCCGGGATTGGCCTGCACGGCGCCGGAGGTGCTGCTCGCGCATGTCGGAGCGAGGACGCGGCGGATCCGGCTCGGGTCCGGAGCGCTGCTGCTGCCGCACTACAGGCCGCTGAAGGTGGCGGAATCGTTTCATATGCTCGCGAGCCTGTATCCGGGCCGGATCGACCTTGGCATCGGCCGCGCGCCCGGCGGCACGGCGCACGTCAGCATGGCGATGAGCGGCAACTTTCTGGAGCATGTCCGGGAGATGCCGGAGCTGCTGCGCAGCTTGACCGAGCTCGTCGGCGGACGCTACGAATACGAGGGCGTGCCCGTCACGGCCAGGCCGGTTCCCGCCGAGCCGCCCGAGCTGTGGCTGCTCGGCACGAATGCGCGCAGCGCCGGCTACGCCGCGCAGTTCGGAACCGGCTACGTGTTCGGCCAGTTCATGAGCGACGCGGGAGCGGAGGAAGCGCTGGCCGCCTACCGCGGCGGGTTTGTCCCGTCGCGGCTGTGCCCGTCGCCCCGCGTCATGATCGCGGTCGGCGCGGTATGCGCCGAGACGGAAGCGGAGGCGCGGCAGCTGGCCGCGTCCGCCGGCGCCCTGTTCCGCCCGGAGGGAGCCGGAGACTCGGCGGCGGACTCCACGCCGCTTCCGGGCGACTCGCCCGCCGGGGGGCCTGCCGAGGGCCGGAGGCTGCTTGCCGGCAGGCCGGAGGACGTGGCGGCGCAGCTAAGGGAGCTGTCGCGGCGGTACGGCACGGACGAATTCATCGTCGTGACGATGACCGGCGATTACCGCAAACGGCTCCGGTCGTACAAGCTGCTGGCCGAAGCGTTATGGGGCTGA
- a CDS encoding MFS transporter, giving the protein MRNKWRNTPAAYALGMFAMMVPSQAFSSFYSYYYVDKLGLGIGLATLARTIYMIWDAVNNPLAGYWSDRTDTRYGRRKPWIIAAVPFMMLTFIMIFAVPPGLRGTGLFWWFLAALILFEGVATILWVNYGALFPELFRGNRMRAKASAVQQAYQIAALLIATALTPILFGAIGFGPMAVLYSLVFAAAMLLCVRLVEEDKESRREQPLPLLEAFRATLTNKPFWLFNIANSFAQTVNGLLASIIPFYAKYALHIPESQVSLLMASIFVSVIPLVSVWYIIVRRLGGFRSWRLSLILYGLSAVPLWFAGNLAEGIAAGIAIGFGLTGFLVTPNVLSSRIIDLDAEKTGRRREGIYTAVSGFITRSSGLISALAFWIVGILFGYVSGENPGPHAETAFRVLISAVPVLLLAVSVAISLFMRDFSEEPVRTEAES; this is encoded by the coding sequence ATGCGGAACAAATGGCGCAATACCCCGGCTGCGTATGCGCTCGGCATGTTTGCCATGATGGTGCCGAGCCAAGCGTTCAGCTCCTTTTACAGCTATTATTACGTGGATAAGCTCGGTCTCGGCATCGGGCTGGCCACGCTCGCCCGCACGATTTACATGATTTGGGACGCCGTTAACAATCCGCTCGCCGGCTACTGGTCCGACCGCACCGATACACGCTACGGCAGGCGCAAGCCGTGGATCATAGCCGCCGTGCCCTTCATGATGCTGACCTTCATCATGATTTTCGCCGTGCCGCCTGGCTTGCGGGGGACCGGGCTGTTCTGGTGGTTTCTCGCCGCGCTGATCCTGTTCGAGGGCGTCGCGACGATTCTCTGGGTCAATTACGGCGCGCTTTTCCCGGAGCTGTTTCGCGGCAACCGGATGCGGGCGAAAGCGTCCGCCGTGCAGCAGGCGTATCAGATTGCGGCGCTGCTGATCGCCACCGCGCTGACGCCGATTTTGTTCGGTGCGATCGGCTTCGGACCGATGGCCGTCCTGTATTCGCTGGTGTTCGCCGCCGCGATGCTCCTGTGCGTTCGGCTGGTCGAGGAAGACAAAGAGTCGCGGCGGGAGCAGCCGCTTCCGCTGCTTGAGGCGTTTCGCGCCACGCTGACGAACAAGCCGTTCTGGCTGTTCAACATCGCCAATTCGTTCGCGCAGACGGTCAACGGTCTGCTTGCTTCGATCATCCCGTTCTACGCCAAATATGCGCTGCACATTCCCGAATCCCAGGTCTCGCTGCTGATGGCGTCCATTTTCGTTTCCGTCATTCCGCTCGTGTCCGTCTGGTATATCATCGTGCGCAGGCTCGGCGGATTCCGCAGCTGGCGCCTGTCGCTTATCCTTTACGGCTTGTCCGCCGTTCCGCTTTGGTTCGCGGGTAACCTGGCTGAGGGAATTGCGGCGGGCATCGCCATCGGCTTCGGCCTTACCGGATTTCTCGTCACTCCGAACGTGCTGAGCAGCCGGATCATCGATCTCGACGCGGAGAAGACCGGCCGGCGGCGCGAAGGCATCTATACGGCGGTGAGCGGTTTTATCACCCGCTCGAGCGGGCTGATCTCCGCGCTGGCCTTCTGGATTGTCGGCATCCTATTCGGCTATGTCAGCGGCGAAAATCCGGGCCCTCATGCGGAGACGGCGTTCCGCGTGCTGATCAGCGCCGTGCCCGTGCTGCTGCTCGCCGTATCGGTGGCGATTTCGCTGTTTATGCGCGACTTTTCCGAAGAGCCGGTGCGGACGGAGGCGGAAAGCTGA